The proteins below come from a single Danio aesculapii chromosome 25, fDanAes4.1, whole genome shotgun sequence genomic window:
- the LOC130219655 gene encoding E3 ubiquitin-protein ligase RNF19B-like, producing the protein MIHSNTENHHSSLIQEIFLITMSDEKRYEESDRNLGIKLVQKISDIDPCDDEAGVLRAVLSCGHVTGPQTLTDYCRVQLTDGKPELRCPECKQQWSYTEVRTLAKLTAEEQLYFEEKLANNSTRTTIDIKNCPGCDYVLERSDPANLSVQCTVCSARNNKTFEFCWQCLREWKGKRPRSDRCDNEGCTNNDLEMLRECKTIILKDAANIECPAVRACPTCGLLLNHNTQKCKNIVCSRCKKEFCFACLKLTPDCRKTSNYFKPCSDGVAPRQTSIPLWREKQ; encoded by the exons ATGATCCACAGTAACACAGAAAACCACCATAGTTCGCTTATTCAAGAGATTTTCTTAATCACGATGTCCGATGAGAAGAGGTATGAGGAGTCGGACAGAAACCTTGGCATCAAGCTAGTGCAAAAGATCAGCGATATCG ACCCCTGTGATGATGAAGCTGGTGTTTTAAGAGCTGTATTATCCTGTGGTCACGTCACTGGTCCACAAACACTGACCGACTACTGCAGAGTTCAGCTGACTGAT GGTAAACCGGAGCTGAGATGTCCTGAGTGTAAACAGCAGTGGTCTTACACTGAAGTGCGTACATTAGCCAAACTCACAGCTGAAGAACAGCTTTACTTTGAGGAGAAACTGGCCAACAACTCCACTAGAACCACCATCGACATCAAGAAC TGTCCGGGCTGCGATTATGTGCTTGAGAGATCAGATCCAGCTAATCTCAGTGTTCAGTGCACCGTCTGCTCTGCGAGAAACAACAAGACCTTCGAGTTCTGCTGGCAGTGTCTGAGAGAGTGGAAAGGCAAGCGTCCTCGATCTGACCGATGTGACAATGAAGGATGCACAAACAATGATCTGGAAATGCTCCGAGAATGTAAAACTATCATTTTAAAAGATGCTGCAAACATTGAATGTCCTGCTGTTCGTGCTTGTCCAACATGTGGTTTACTGCTTAACCATAAtacacagaaatgtaaaaacattgtatGCTCTAGATGTAAAAAGGAGTTTTGTTTTGCGTGTCTGAAGCTCACACCTGACTGTCGGAAGACCAGTAACTACTTCAAGCCCTGTTCAGACGGTGTGGCTCCACGACAGACTTCAATTCCACTTTGGagagaaaaacaataa